The uncultured Treponema sp. genome includes a region encoding these proteins:
- the rhuM gene encoding RhuM family protein: MTDLSKGEIKIYEHNGSNQVEVIMQDNSIWLSAEKIGELFDNKDRSTIQRHIKHIYEEDELSKDSTCAFFAQVQMEGTRTVTRNIPYYNIDVILAVGYRVSSKIATGFRKWATDILHQYVVNGYVVNEHLLKKEHEKLITLQTLTNSLAQSIKSKKLENLDDIKKAVNFLQDFSNGLVLLDDFDHGNLDKKGKTESPAQRISENEFLEVINTMKPAFESDVFAVPKDDGFAGAVNNIYQTFGGKELYPTLEEKAAMLLYSITKDHCFHDGNKRIAASCFLYFMQKNNMLYINGKKRIDDDTLFSITLFIAESKTEDMEMFRQIIISILNRSK, from the coding sequence ATGACCGATTTGTCAAAGGGTGAAATAAAAATATACGAGCATAACGGCTCTAATCAAGTGGAAGTCATTATGCAGGACAATTCTATTTGGCTTAGTGCAGAAAAGATTGGAGAACTTTTTGACAACAAAGACCGGTCTACAATTCAACGCCATATAAAGCATATCTATGAGGAAGATGAACTCTCAAAAGATTCAACTTGTGCATTTTTTGCACAAGTCCAAATGGAAGGAACAAGGACTGTTACAAGAAATATTCCATATTATAATATTGATGTTATTCTTGCAGTTGGTTACAGAGTATCATCTAAGATTGCGACGGGCTTCAGAAAATGGGCGACAGATATTCTTCATCAATATGTCGTAAATGGGTATGTTGTAAATGAGCATTTGTTAAAAAAAGAACACGAAAAACTGATAACTCTCCAGACTTTAACAAATTCCCTTGCACAAAGCATAAAGTCTAAAAAGCTAGAAAATCTTGATGATATAAAGAAAGCAGTGAACTTTTTACAGGATTTTTCAAACGGACTTGTTCTTTTGGATGATTTTGACCATGGAAACCTTGATAAGAAAGGAAAAACAGAATCTCCTGCACAAAGAATTTCTGAAAATGAATTTTTGGAAGTAATAAATACAATGAAACCAGCTTTTGAAAGCGATGTTTTTGCAGTTCCCAAAGATGACGGTTTCGCAGGAGCCGTAAACAACATTTACCAGACTTTTGGCGGCAAGGAATTGTATCCCACTTTGGAAGAAAAAGCTGCCATGCTTTTATATTCAATTACAAAAGACCACTGTTTTCATGACGGAAACAAACGCATAGCCGCCAGTTGTTTTTTGTATTTTATGCAGAAAAATAATATGCTTTACATAAACGGCAAGAAACGCATAGATGACGACACTCTTTTTTCAATTACCCTTTTTATTGCCGAAAGTAAAACAGAAGACATGGAAATGTTCCGCCAGATAATCATCAGTATTTTGAACAGGAGCAAATAA
- a CDS encoding transposase, which translates to MAKKRQSFSKDFKAKVTLEALREESTIQEIAVKYGVHPNQISQWKAQAIAGMADIFERPNKKSEETRKQEEEKDSFLKTIGEQKVEIDFLKKSTSRYTATIQSCRTCLQVFKHFKAVQAAWDFTEPVLLRTGLRA; encoded by the coding sequence ATGGCAAAGAAACGACAGTCATTCAGCAAGGATTTCAAGGCAAAAGTTACACTTGAAGCATTACGAGAAGAATCTACGATTCAGGAAATTGCAGTAAAGTACGGCGTTCATCCGAATCAGATTTCCCAATGGAAAGCACAGGCAATTGCCGGAATGGCTGACATTTTTGAACGGCCGAATAAGAAGTCAGAAGAAACGAGAAAGCAGGAAGAGGAAAAAGACAGTTTTCTGAAAACAATCGGTGAACAGAAAGTCGAAATTGATTTTCTAAAAAAAAGTACAAGCAGATATACGGCTACGATCCAATCTTGTAGAACCTGCTTACAAGTTTTTAAGCATTTCAAGGCAGTGCAAGCTGCTTGGGATTTCACGGAGCCGGTATTATTACGAACCGGGCTCAGGGCATGA
- a CDS encoding IS3 family transposase has product MSRSRYYYEPGSGHDEKDFNLLVKIKEVQIEHPYYGYRRIWREINKNGGDTTETTVRRVMRRFGITAVFPGKNLSKACKYHKKYPYLLRNKVIRYPNQVWSTDITYIKLSTGNVYLMAIIDWFSRKVLSWRVFNTMDALQYANLLRETIEEYGCPAIFNTDQGSQFTSDVFIKVLVDYDIQISMDGKDRALDNIRIERLWRSLKYEDIYLKRYETMKELKAGINVYFNFYNTARFHQSLDYNVPDEMYKCFQYNELERKRAA; this is encoded by the coding sequence ATTTCACGGAGCCGGTATTATTACGAACCGGGCTCAGGGCATGATGAAAAAGATTTCAATCTGCTTGTGAAAATCAAGGAAGTCCAGATTGAGCATCCGTATTACGGTTACCGCAGAATCTGGAGAGAAATAAACAAAAACGGCGGAGACACTACAGAAACAACTGTACGCCGTGTAATGCGAAGATTCGGGATTACGGCGGTATTTCCGGGCAAAAATCTTTCAAAGGCCTGTAAATATCACAAGAAGTATCCGTATCTTCTTAGAAACAAGGTAATCAGATATCCGAATCAGGTATGGTCTACGGATATCACTTACATAAAGCTGTCGACAGGGAATGTTTACCTGATGGCAATCATAGATTGGTTCTCAAGGAAGGTCTTAAGCTGGCGCGTATTCAACACGATGGATGCGCTGCAGTATGCAAATCTTCTGAGGGAAACAATCGAAGAATACGGCTGTCCTGCCATCTTTAACACAGACCAGGGAAGCCAGTTTACATCTGATGTTTTTATCAAAGTTCTTGTCGATTACGACATCCAGATCAGCATGGACGGAAAAGACCGGGCTTTGGACAACATCAGAATTGAGCGTCTTTGGAGAAGTCTCAAGTACGAGGACATCTACCTTAAACGCTATGAGACAATGAAAGAGTTGAAGGCCGGCATAAATGTCTACTTCAACTTCTACAACACAGCGAGGTTTCATCAGTCTCTGGATTACAACGTGCCTGATGAAATGTATAAATGCTTCCAGTACAATGAACTGGAAAGGAAACGGGCTGCATAA
- a CDS encoding zinc ribbon domain-containing protein: MAFCSNCGTELAEGAKFCANCGTAVAVVEKVQKNRGASFEAGTILITRPNANFPEEQTVLWFKTPNYVEWISYNNKDKTAKICNSGEYDPQTGLLKGVSDVANLLSAYLGCLRPDEYGENRYQFWEVEGWEYSEENPKIYTKEQVLETLDSVIEEIAENTFWTLKEYKEQFKDE; encoded by the coding sequence ATGGCATTTTGTTCAAATTGTGGAACAGAACTTGCAGAAGGCGCAAAGTTTTGTGCAAATTGTGGTACAGCTGTAGCTGTGGTCGAGAAGGTTCAGAAGAATCGGGGAGCCAGTTTTGAAGCGGGGACGATATTAATAACAAGACCCAATGCGAATTTCCCAGAAGAACAGACGGTACTTTGGTTTAAAACACCGAATTATGTGGAATGGATTAGTTATAACAATAAAGATAAAACAGCTAAGATATGTAATTCTGGTGAGTATGATCCTCAAACCGGACTCCTTAAAGGTGTGTCTGATGTAGCTAATTTACTGTCAGCATATTTGGGATGCTTGCGCCCAGATGAATATGGTGAGAATCGTTACCAGTTCTGGGAAGTTGAAGGCTGGGAGTATTCGGAGGAAAATCCTAAGATTTATACAAAGGAGCAGGTTCTGGAAACTCTAGATTCTGTTATTGAGGAAATAGCAGAAAACACATTCTGGACTCTTAAGGAATATAAGGAACAATTTAAGGACGAGTAA
- a CDS encoding FliG C-terminal domain-containing protein, translated as MMKVDSMDSMENNEEKEIQNSAFFDFIRAENPETVFNTLQKEDDYFVALVFSCISESMASSIFAKFELERQIKIQEQIAKGLKISASVIKAYEESFKESLKNQTEEEKNHIAGADKACKILQLSKISVQKEFMDGLSKQNDTLAAKFKEKLFFFDDIPLLSDRALQCVLREIDENILAKALKTAAEPTCEKFYRNMSEKAASMLKEDMEFLGSLRLKDVLECQQLIVNVVLRLEEKGEIVIERPDRRRGN; from the coding sequence ATGATGAAGGTTGATTCTATGGATTCTATGGAAAACAATGAAGAAAAGGAAATTCAGAATTCAGCGTTCTTTGATTTTATCCGTGCGGAAAATCCCGAAACTGTATTCAATACGCTTCAAAAAGAAGATGATTATTTTGTTGCGCTTGTTTTTTCATGCATCTCCGAAAGCATGGCAAGTTCTATTTTTGCGAAGTTTGAGCTTGAACGACAGATAAAGATTCAGGAGCAGATTGCCAAAGGACTCAAAATTTCTGCCTCTGTTATAAAGGCATACGAGGAATCTTTTAAAGAAAGTCTTAAAAATCAGACCGAGGAAGAAAAAAATCATATTGCGGGTGCGGACAAAGCCTGCAAAATCCTGCAGCTTTCAAAAATCTCTGTCCAAAAGGAATTTATGGATGGGCTTTCAAAGCAGAATGACACACTTGCGGCAAAATTCAAGGAAAAGCTTTTCTTTTTTGATGATATTCCGCTTCTTTCTGACCGCGCGCTCCAATGCGTTTTGCGCGAAATTGATGAAAATATTCTTGCAAAGGCCCTCAAAACAGCCGCTGAGCCGACTTGCGAAAAATTTTACCGCAACATGAGCGAAAAGGCAGCCTCAATGCTCAAAGAGGATATGGAATTTCTTGGCTCTCTCCGCCTGAAAGACGTGCTTGAATGTCAGCAACTTATCGTGAATGTTGTTTTGCGGCTTGAAGAGAAAGGCGAGATTGTGATTGAAAGGCCGGACCGCAGAAGAGGGAACTGA
- a CDS encoding InlB B-repeat-containing protein has protein sequence MKGRTAEEGTEITLAANTFTREGWTFSGWAKTSGGNIAYDDNSGYTIGTADVTLYAVWGKLVTADNATTVIGGLEGGTRENPNVYMIKITDKTLTADKLTEIGTAIETVANKSNRNYPLKHLKIF, from the coding sequence TTGAAAGGCCGGACCGCAGAAGAGGGAACTGAAATCACCCTTGCGGCGAACACGTTCACCAGAGAAGGCTGGACGTTCTCCGGCTGGGCGAAAACTTCCGGCGGAAACATAGCCTACGATGACAATTCCGGGTACACAATCGGCACGGCGGATGTTACGCTCTATGCCGTGTGGGGAAAATTAGTAACTGCCGACAATGCCACGACTGTAATTGGCGGACTGGAAGGCGGAACTAGGGAAAATCCGAATGTCTATATGATAAAAATTACAGACAAAACATTGACTGCGGACAAACTAACAGAAATAGGAACAGCGATAGAAACAGTAGCAAATAAAAGTAATCGGAATTATCCCCTCAAACACTTAAAAATCTTTTGA
- a CDS encoding IS1595 family transposase, giving the protein MLLCAMTFKELQEKFPTEQSIIVHFHKIRYRNGLVCPHCGSTQKVGTRIDQLKLCNCNRCHNTFSIFSGTIFEKTSTDLTKWFYAVHLFLNAKKGISALQLQREIGTTYKTAWRMLKQLRTAMGNEILTKPFELIVEVDETYVGGKPRKENKNLQFTTPMPKDTSTTGRGTKKTPVIGVKERETGRVYTRVALPDQNGQKLTGKQLLNVISTVTKSDSVVMTDDFRGYNIMNHKVTNPEKFTHISVCHSLGEFSAGKGLHTNGIESFWAILKRAIIGSYHHVSTKYLQNYVNECCFRQNNRGDNAFDKLLLQSVLVA; this is encoded by the coding sequence ATGTTATTATGTGCGATGACATTCAAGGAATTACAAGAAAAGTTCCCTACAGAACAATCTATCATAGTACATTTTCACAAGATTCGCTACAGAAACGGTCTGGTTTGTCCGCACTGTGGCTCTACCCAGAAAGTCGGCACCCGAATCGACCAACTGAAGCTCTGTAACTGCAACCGTTGCCACAACACATTCTCAATTTTTTCAGGCACGATTTTCGAGAAAACCTCCACCGACCTCACGAAATGGTTCTATGCCGTTCATTTGTTTTTGAACGCAAAGAAAGGAATTTCGGCACTTCAATTACAGCGTGAAATCGGCACGACCTATAAAACTGCATGGCGTATGTTAAAGCAACTCCGCACTGCTATGGGGAACGAAATTTTAACGAAGCCTTTTGAGTTGATTGTTGAAGTGGATGAAACTTATGTTGGTGGTAAGCCACGCAAAGAAAATAAAAATCTGCAATTCACAACACCAATGCCGAAAGATACATCGACAACAGGACGAGGAACAAAGAAAACGCCTGTAATTGGGGTTAAAGAACGTGAAACAGGGAGAGTTTATACCCGTGTTGCGTTACCAGACCAGAACGGACAAAAACTTACTGGCAAACAACTTTTGAACGTAATTTCTACTGTTACAAAATCTGATAGCGTTGTTATGACCGACGATTTCAGGGGCTACAACATTATGAATCACAAAGTCACGAATCCAGAAAAATTCACGCACATTTCGGTATGCCATAGTTTGGGCGAGTTTTCCGCCGGAAAAGGCTTGCATACAAACGGAATCGAAAGCTTCTGGGCAATTTTGAAACGTGCTATAATCGGCAGTTATCATCATGTATCAACTAAGTATTTACAAAACTACGTGAACGAATGTTGTTTCAGACAGAACAACCGAGGCGATAACGCTTTTGACAAACTGTTGTTGCAAAGTGTTCTGGTGGCATAA
- a CDS encoding RNA-guided endonuclease TnpB family protein: protein MSNKLVICGETQHRALKLRIYPSNEQKVLIEKTFGCVRQIYNNRLFERNQFYEQIIKPAKPKEHKALWKTAHFSTEKEMKQKFPYLAEVSAQALCSATMFAESAYKNFFASVKGTRSGSAVGKPKFKSKKSHDFSYRECMNVGLNWNERKIKVPKLGEVKFRHSGNKKGKLDFFLRDGADLKSITIRKNPTGEYYAVLLFEREYCHKAKSYEGGENQAIGLDFSPADFYIDSDGSSGKDFGYKAQKQKNLKKLTKLQRRMMRKQIGSNNREKARVKVAHMEHYISECRNDWIEKETKRLVSTYQVIGIEDLNLRGMMKFSRNAKNYGDASWGNFTNKLLWKSSLNENKCQVVKADRFFASSQICHCCGFKNPITKNLSVRSWICPECGTKHDRDVNAAINLKENAIKQVRQGVSEFRSVEGVENLATLALQIGASEEAESLTGDGQNVLTL from the coding sequence ATGTCTAATAAGTTAGTAATCTGTGGTGAAACTCAACACAGAGCATTAAAATTACGAATTTACCCATCTAACGAACAGAAAGTTTTAATCGAAAAAACTTTTGGTTGTGTCCGTCAAATCTATAACAACCGTCTTTTTGAACGAAACCAGTTCTACGAACAAATCATAAAACCTGCAAAACCAAAAGAACACAAAGCTTTATGGAAAACGGCTCATTTCTCAACCGAAAAAGAAATGAAACAGAAATTTCCGTATCTGGCAGAAGTATCCGCACAGGCGTTGTGTTCTGCTACTATGTTCGCCGAGTCTGCTTACAAGAATTTCTTTGCGTCAGTAAAAGGCACACGAAGTGGCTCTGCCGTTGGAAAACCGAAATTCAAGTCCAAGAAATCGCATGATTTCAGCTACCGCGAATGTATGAATGTCGGTTTGAATTGGAACGAAAGGAAAATCAAAGTACCGAAACTCGGCGAAGTGAAATTCAGACACAGTGGAAATAAAAAGGGAAAACTTGATTTCTTTTTGCGAGACGGAGCAGATTTGAAATCAATTACAATCAGAAAAAATCCCACTGGCGAGTATTACGCAGTGTTGCTCTTTGAAAGGGAATACTGCCATAAAGCGAAATCCTACGAAGGTGGCGAAAACCAAGCCATCGGGCTGGATTTTAGCCCGGCAGATTTTTACATAGATTCAGATGGTTCATCTGGAAAAGATTTTGGCTACAAAGCCCAAAAACAAAAAAACTTGAAAAAACTCACAAAACTGCAAAGGCGAATGATGCGTAAGCAAATCGGTTCAAACAATCGTGAAAAGGCTCGTGTAAAAGTTGCCCATATGGAGCATTACATTTCGGAATGCCGAAACGATTGGATTGAGAAGGAAACCAAGCGTCTTGTATCAACTTATCAAGTCATTGGAATCGAAGATTTGAATTTGCGTGGCATGATGAAATTCTCACGCAATGCGAAAAACTATGGTGATGCAAGTTGGGGAAATTTCACGAACAAATTGCTGTGGAAAAGTTCTCTAAACGAGAACAAATGTCAGGTTGTAAAAGCAGACAGATTTTTCGCAAGTTCGCAGATTTGCCACTGTTGCGGGTTCAAAAATCCGATTACAAAAAACTTATCTGTCAGAAGTTGGATTTGCCCAGAATGTGGAACAAAACACGACCGAGATGTCAATGCAGCCATAAATCTAAAAGAAAATGCGATAAAACAAGTACGGCAAGGAGTGTCGGAATTCAGGTCTGTGGAGGGTGTTGAAAATTTAGCAACGCTTGCGTTGCAAATTGGAGCATCCGAAGAAGCAGAAAGTTTGACTGGCGACGGTCAGAATGTCCTCACGTTATAA
- a CDS encoding glycine--tRNA ligase, translating to MAKEKDVHACTLDKIISLCKRRGFVYQASEIYGGMAGAWDYGPLGVEFKRNIQNEWWHYMTQLHDDVVGLDSAIFQHHTTWEASGHVGHFSDPMIDCTECKARFRADQLIEDYFDKTGETPSKPVDTMSHEEMKAFIDEKINCPTCGKHSWTDVREFNLMFKTHQGPVATEASLVYLRPETCQGIFTDFKNIVQSNRMKIPFGVAQVGKSFRNEIIFKNFIFRTCEFEQMEMEYFCKPGTEDETFARWRKDRWNFYLKYGIAEDHLNWHHHDKLAHYAKDAYDIQYKFPIGFEEIEGIHSRTDFDLSQHEQYSKKDMHYIDQDDGNKRYIPYVVETSAGLNRNFLMFLCEAYEEQNVAKEGEPEDFRTVLHLDPRLAPVTVAVLPLMKKDGLAEKAKEIQHILKEDFVTDYDQSGTIGKRYRRQDEIGTPFCVTVDHDTLDSSSADFNTVTVRFRDSMEQKRVSLDDLIPFIQKEIKSYVPVKR from the coding sequence ATGGCAAAAGAAAAAGATGTGCATGCTTGCACTTTGGACAAAATCATCAGTCTTTGCAAGAGAAGAGGATTTGTTTATCAGGCTTCTGAAATTTACGGCGGAATGGCTGGCGCATGGGACTACGGTCCTCTTGGCGTTGAATTCAAGCGCAACATTCAGAACGAATGGTGGCATTATATGACTCAGCTCCATGATGATGTTGTTGGTCTTGATTCTGCGATTTTTCAGCATCACACAACTTGGGAGGCTTCAGGCCATGTAGGACATTTTTCTGATCCGATGATTGACTGCACAGAATGCAAGGCAAGATTCCGCGCTGATCAGCTTATTGAAGATTATTTTGACAAAACTGGCGAAACCCCTTCAAAGCCGGTTGATACAATGAGCCATGAAGAAATGAAGGCTTTTATTGATGAAAAGATTAACTGCCCGACTTGCGGAAAGCATTCTTGGACTGATGTGCGTGAATTTAACTTGATGTTCAAAACTCATCAGGGACCTGTTGCTACAGAAGCTTCTTTAGTTTATCTTCGCCCGGAAACTTGCCAGGGAATTTTTACAGACTTCAAAAATATCGTTCAGTCAAACAGAATGAAAATTCCGTTTGGAGTTGCTCAGGTTGGAAAGTCGTTTCGCAATGAAATTATCTTCAAGAATTTTATTTTCCGCACTTGTGAATTCGAGCAGATGGAAATGGAATATTTCTGCAAGCCAGGAACAGAAGATGAAACTTTTGCGCGCTGGAGAAAAGACCGCTGGAATTTCTATTTGAAATACGGAATTGCAGAAGACCATCTTAACTGGCATCACCACGACAAGCTTGCCCACTACGCAAAGGACGCTTACGATATTCAGTACAAGTTCCCGATTGGTTTTGAGGAAATTGAAGGAATTCATAGCCGCACAGACTTTGACCTTTCGCAGCACGAGCAGTACTCAAAGAAAGATATGCACTACATCGATCAGGACGACGGAAACAAACGTTATATTCCTTATGTTGTTGAAACTTCCGCCGGACTTAACAGAAACTTCCTTATGTTCCTTTGCGAGGCTTATGAAGAGCAGAATGTTGCAAAAGAAGGCGAACCTGAAGACTTTAGAACTGTTCTTCACCTTGATCCTCGTCTTGCGCCTGTTACTGTTGCGGTTCTTCCTTTGATGAAAAAGGACGGACTTGCAGAAAAAGCAAAAGAAATTCAGCATATCTTAAAAGAAGATTTTGTTACTGATTATGACCAGAGCGGAACAATCGGAAAACGCTACAGACGTCAGGATGAAATTGGAACTCCATTCTGTGTTACAGTAGATCATGACACGCTTGATTCTTCCAGCGCGGATTTCAATACTGTTACAGTTCGCTTCCGTGATTCAATGGAGCAAAAGAGAGTTTCCCTTGATGATTTGATTCCTTTCATTCAGAAGGAAATAAAATCTTATGTTCCTGTAAAACGCTAA
- a CDS encoding aldo/keto reductase — protein MEYVALGKTNLLVSRTGFGAESLDCKEIESFGEDADEKACAIVHQAYAGGMNFFDTSHSKPVCEKRLGAALHGIRHNVILATKTSGQDLHEIRRDLDESLMSLESDTLDLFQLENPLIVPKKNGMDGIYNEFLSLKEKGIVKHIGIATENYDIAKEAIESGLYEVVQFPFSMISPDSVKALVKLCQEKEVGCIASQPLNGGVVNDIPLAFGFLHQFENVVPVWGTHTQEELQQILFFNDHPPVVDQSFKEEVQKVQNFFN, from the coding sequence ATGGAATACGTTGCTCTCGGAAAAACAAATCTTCTAGTTAGTCGCACTGGTTTTGGCGCGGAAAGTCTTGACTGCAAGGAAATCGAAAGTTTCGGTGAAGATGCGGATGAAAAGGCTTGCGCTATTGTTCATCAGGCTTATGCTGGCGGAATGAATTTTTTTGACACTTCGCATTCCAAGCCAGTCTGTGAAAAGCGTCTTGGAGCTGCCTTGCATGGAATCAGGCATAACGTGATTCTTGCGACAAAAACTTCTGGCCAGGACTTGCATGAAATCCGCCGTGATTTAGATGAAAGCCTTATGTCTTTGGAAAGCGACACTCTTGATTTGTTTCAGCTTGAAAATCCGCTTATTGTTCCAAAGAAAAACGGCATGGACGGAATTTACAATGAGTTTTTGTCTTTAAAAGAAAAGGGAATTGTTAAGCATATTGGAATTGCAACAGAAAACTACGATATTGCAAAAGAGGCTATTGAAAGCGGACTTTACGAAGTTGTTCAGTTTCCGTTCAGCATGATTTCGCCAGATTCAGTGAAGGCTCTTGTAAAATTGTGCCAGGAAAAGGAAGTTGGCTGCATTGCTTCCCAGCCATTGAACGGTGGAGTTGTAAACGACATTCCTTTGGCTTTTGGTTTTTTGCATCAGTTTGAAAATGTTGTTCCTGTCTGGGGAACTCATACTCAGGAAGAGCTTCAGCAGATTTTATTTTTTAATGACCATCCGCCAGTTGTTGACCAGTCATTTAAAGAAGAAGTGCAAAAAGTTCAGAACTTTTTCAACTGA
- a CDS encoding HD-GYP domain-containing protein, whose amino-acid sequence MVKYKVAEIKPDTHFNSDVMLDSLFLLTTPPCAVTPEVLSCLKKWGFLEVYSEDEKILSKIEEDKNPEKTEHKKVSLGETESVDLSEFTDEEESVPEEQIPEKFKTSEEVDLSEFTSETPEPEKKVQPQVQPQQIFQQPTPTPAFQNPAMQMQPAYQNFSANANQQAAQQQPFNFSSEPASISKEEDNRKLLESQNAYDKFMEFINYVYTKYATQKIISPPELNGKVLELCNFVRENKKFLLRISPSFEARNKNFLISHSLRTAIFAIIIGLQIKMPYEKLIELGVASILHEIGQIRLPPQLYMNNNPLSHSEKAQMQTHTVIGYNIMRTAGLPLTIQLGVLDHHERENGTGYPRHLLKNNISLYGKIIGVACSFEAITAPRNFREARTTYEGMIEMLKNSNHLYDETVIKALLYSISLFPIGAFVFLSNGRVGQVVDVSPTSPKNPIVQIVGSVNPDGTPKRIQTDDNAIKIVRTMNKEESADLRKALGNTL is encoded by the coding sequence ATGGTCAAATACAAAGTTGCAGAAATAAAACCAGACACACATTTCAACTCAGATGTAATGCTTGACTCTCTTTTTTTGCTGACAACTCCACCTTGCGCAGTAACGCCAGAAGTGCTTTCATGTTTAAAGAAGTGGGGATTTCTTGAAGTCTACAGCGAAGATGAAAAAATTCTTTCCAAAATTGAAGAAGATAAAAATCCAGAAAAAACAGAACACAAAAAAGTTTCACTTGGAGAAACTGAATCAGTAGATCTTTCAGAATTCACAGATGAAGAAGAATCTGTTCCAGAAGAACAGATTCCTGAAAAATTTAAAACAAGCGAAGAAGTTGATCTTTCAGAATTTACTTCAGAAACTCCAGAGCCAGAAAAAAAAGTCCAGCCGCAAGTTCAGCCACAGCAGATTTTTCAGCAGCCAACACCAACGCCAGCTTTTCAAAATCCAGCTATGCAAATGCAGCCTGCTTACCAGAATTTTTCAGCAAATGCAAATCAGCAAGCAGCACAGCAACAGCCTTTTAATTTTTCTTCAGAGCCAGCTTCTATTTCAAAAGAAGAAGACAACAGAAAACTTTTGGAGTCGCAAAACGCTTATGACAAATTTATGGAATTTATAAATTATGTCTACACAAAATATGCGACTCAAAAAATAATTTCTCCGCCTGAGCTAAATGGAAAAGTGCTTGAGCTTTGCAATTTTGTAAGAGAAAATAAAAAATTCCTTCTTAGAATTTCACCAAGTTTTGAAGCGAGAAATAAAAATTTTTTAATAAGCCACAGCCTTAGAACCGCGATTTTTGCAATCATAATCGGACTGCAAATAAAAATGCCTTATGAAAAACTTATTGAACTTGGAGTTGCAAGCATTCTGCACGAAATAGGACAGATAAGACTTCCGCCGCAGCTTTACATGAACAACAATCCGCTTAGCCATTCAGAAAAAGCGCAGATGCAGACTCATACTGTAATCGGGTATAACATTATGAGAACAGCAGGACTTCCGCTTACAATTCAGCTTGGAGTTTTGGATCACCATGAGCGTGAAAATGGAACTGGCTATCCGCGACATCTTTTAAAAAACAACATTTCACTCTACGGAAAAATAATCGGCGTGGCTTGTTCATTTGAAGCAATCACAGCTCCAAGAAATTTCAGAGAGGCAAGAACAACTTACGAAGGCATGATTGAAATGCTAAAGAACAGCAATCATCTTTATGATGAAACTGTAATCAAAGCGCTTTTATACAGCATTTCGCTTTTTCCAATCGGCGCATTTGTTTTTCTTTCAAACGGAAGAGTCGGACAAGTTGTTGACGTTTCTCCTACAAGCCCTAAAAATCCTATTGTTCAAATTGTTGGAAGCGTGAATCCAGACGGAACTCCAAAAAGAATTCAGACAGATGACAATGCAATAAAAATTGTGCGCACAATGAATAAAGAAGAATCCGCTGATCTGCGGAAAGCACTTGGCAACACTTTGTAA